Part of the uncultured Desulfobacter sp. genome, TCCAAAACCCCAGACGCAGGAACAGGGTTTCACCGGTCGCGTCGTCCACCCCGTCGTTATCCGTTACGGCATAGGCCTGTCCGTCGGCAGCCACAGCCAGTCCCTCAAGTTTTTCAGCCGTCCAGATGCTTGCATCGGTCATCTTCGGCAGCAAATCCCCAAGTAGCCTCTTATCCAGTGTGACAAGCCCGTCGGCATCGGCCAAGGTGCGAAATTCAGCAGCGGCAAGATCAACTCCATACACCGCTTTCAGTTCAGCATTAAGGCCGGTACTCGGCCCCCAGCCTTTGTCTCGCTCGATGACGGCAAAGGTGCCGTCCGGCAGAAGCGTCAGCTCGGACAGTCCGATCCAGCCGCCATTGCCCTCTGCTTCCAGGGGATAATAGACAAAGGACCAGGCGCCGGTGGCCACATCATAACGGCCGATTTTGGTGTGAACCTTGTCCGTGTCACCGCTGTCCGGCCAGGCGCGCTGAATTGCCACATAAACGACCTCAGCACCGGCGTTACCGGTTACGGCAATACCTTCAAACCCATTCTTACGGGCTTTGGATTCCAGTTCTTCGGGCAATTTCACCTTGCTCAACACCCCACCGGTTTCGGGGTTCACGTTAAGAATCAGATTGGGGCGGCCGTCATCGCCTTTGGCGTTGCCTTCACTGCATACCCAGAAACTGCCGTCAGGCCCCACGGCAACGCCTTCAAGGTCAAGGTCCTCGCCGGCACCAGTCACCGGCAGACGGTCAACAATTAAGGCAGGTTTTTGGGAAACATCAATGGTATAAACAAACCCTTGGGCAAGAAAGGAATCACTCACCGCATAAAGGATATCGGGATTTTCCGGATCACCGGCAAGACCGGACAGGGCCACCCAGGGAATGGGTACGCCGTCGTCGTCAGAAGCCGAACGAATCATGGGATAGGCAGGTGCCCCTTTTTTAAGCTGGTAAATATTGATCATGGTGGCAATTCCGTCTTTGGCCAGATCCATCTCCTCGGTGGAAGCCACAAACAGATTGCGCTGGGGAATGGCTTTCAACCCCTCGGGACCGATACCTGTGGGCAGCACCTGCAAAGGTTTGACCCCACCGGATTTGGTCAAGTAGTAGACCCCCACAGCATTGCAGCGTTCGGACCCCACAAAAAGCAGGGTCTGATTTTTACCGTAAACACCGACTTCAACGGCCTCGGGTTCACAGCCTTTATTTTCCGAACGGCCTTCATTGTAATGCCCCATGGAGGCCAGCCACAGTTCAAAGGATTCGGCGGAGTCATAGACGGCCTCTCCTTTGGTATTAAAAATGGTAAATCCGCGGCTGCCGCCCTCTTCTCCATCTTTATCCTCATAATCGCCTTCATTGGCCGTGGCAAAAAAATTGTTATTGATCCAGGCGACGGCATCAGGCTCGGCACGTTTTTCGATCCGGCTGTTAAATTCGATCAGATCGTTTTCCTCGGTATCCACATGGTTCAATACCACAGATCCGGCAGAAAACTGATTCACCGTCTTGCCGGTGACAAGGTCTACAATGGCCAGATGGTTATTTTCCTGGAACGTGACAACCGCCTGGTTGCGCCGGTTGATGTCGACATATTCAGCTTCCAGGTCAGATCCTGCAAAGGCGGCGTCTTTCACATCGGAAAGGTCGGCTTCGGTGATCTTCCAATTTGCGGCAGCCCCACGAAGATCAACGATCAGCAGGGTGCCGGACGGCAGTTGGGGAAGAAGCCCGTCGTTGAGATCTTCGTCCCGCTCATTTTCAATCACAATGGCGGCGCGTTTGTGATCCGGGGCCAGGGCCAGGGAATCGGGCTGACCGCCCAGCTCATGTACGGCAACAATCCGGCGGGTTTTGCGATGCACCACCACCAGCTGACCGGAAGGATTGTCATAACTGTCGGATGTGTTGACACCCACCAACACCAAAGGATCAAGCACCACAAGGCTGGTCGGCTCACCGCCCACGGATACGGTACCCTGCCCGACCGGATTGGCCGGATCAGCAATATTCACAAAGCCGATGGCCCCGTTTTCCCCGTCCGTATAGACCAGTTGTTTACCGTTGCCTGTCACGTCAACAATTTCTGCAACGCCGGATCCGTTGCCCGCCATAACATCAAATGTGCCGACATGATGGAAACGCTGCTGGGCTGTATTTTTATGATGACTATCTTTCATTATTAATCCATGGCCGTTGGCAAACACCGCAACCGGACACAGGCTCAGCATAAGCCCGGCGGCTGCAGCGACAAGCTTTTTCATAGTTTTTCTCCTCTATTCTTGGGTGGTGAGAATTAAAAAATCCCGGAAAAGTGAAAACGGCTCCACGTTAGGGATTTGGGAACAACCATTCAGCTATAGATAGAGAATGTTACCGTAACATTAGCAATAAATTTTAATACTGTTGGGAAAAATGGAGGCGGGAGGGAATAGACAGGCCTTTTTACCCGCATTCAATGCGGGTAAAAAGAGGCTCTATGATGGACGTTATTGTTTCATCACCTTTACACCACAGGTGTTATCAGCGTTATCGATCAGCGCCATAGGTTTTAAGATATGTTTCAATCTTTGCTTTCATTGGGTCATCCAGAACAATTTTGCCGGCGACCTCCCGATTGTGAAGAAAATCAATGATTTCACGGATGGTGACAATGGCGAAAATGGGAATGCCAAGGGTATCGGCCACCTCTGCCAGGGCATTTTTGTCTGTTTTTCCCTTTTCCTGGCGGTTGACGCTGATGATGATGCCGCACACCTGGGGATCGTTACATCCTTTTAAAACTTCCAGGGATTCCCGGATGGCTTTACCCGATGTAATGACGTCATCCACCAGAATCAATCGGGTGTCCGAGCTCAGCGGCATGCCCACCACAGCACTTTTGTCAGCATAGGTTTTGGCTTCCTTGCGATTGAACACATATCCTTTGTCAATGCCCATGTCGGCCAGGGCAGAGGCTGCCGTGATGCACAACGGAATCCCTTTGTAGGCAGGCCCGTAAATCCCGTGAAAATTGTCTTTAAAGTGGGCGTTAATGGCTTTGGCATAATAGGTGCCCAGCTTTTGAATCTTTGCGCCGGTGTCAAACATGCCGGTGTTGATAAAATAGGGCGCAATCCGACCGCTTTTCAGTTCAAATTCACCGAACTTCAGGGCATTGCACTCTACCAAAAACTCTATAAATTCCTCTTTATAATTCATCTATCATCCTTCTTTTCACTGGCATCGCCAGGTGGCATACTCATTTAAGGGGACCGGTTGACCCGTCTTCAACAATGCCCGGGTATTAAAATCTTCCATGGTTCTCAACATTTTCGAGCCGAATACCGGCCCATCTTTGCACACCACAGCATGTCCACAGACACAGGCTCCACACACCCCGAACCCACATCGCATGTATCGCTCCAGGGAAACCTGGCAGGGGATGCCGTGGGCTTCACAGATCTCAAACACCTTGGCCATCATGATCTCCGGGCCGCAGGCATAGACCATATCAAACCCAGGGGCAGATGCTGCCGACAAGTCTTCTATTTTCCGGACCAGGATATCCGTCACAAATCCTTTATATCCCTTTGAGCCGTCATCGGTACAGATTTCAGCGTTGGCCGTAAACCTGTCCGGGTAAAGCAGAAAAGACTTGGACCGGGCCCCCTGGATCAACTGAATTTCAGGTCCGTCAGCGGACTGAAACGCCTCCACAAGGGGCGCAAGGGGGGCCATGCCGCAGCCGCCGGCCACAACGGCAACCCGTTTATAACCGATTCCCATATTAAATCCGTTGCCAAAGGGTCCGCGGATACCAATTTTATCTCCAGGCCCAAGGGAAACGGCTTTTTTAGAAAAAAGCCCCTTGGCTTCCACGGTAATACCGAAGCGGTCCGGACTGTGATGGGAAATGGTATAAGGTTTTTCATCCACGCCGGGAATCCACACCATGACAAACCGGCCCGGTTTAAAGTCAATGGATTCATTGATATAAAGGGTGGCAAACTCAGGGCTGTGAACTTCTTTTTCCGCCACTTTAACCATGGCGGGCATCAACTGTGTAATCATAGGGCCTCCCTGTGGGCTGCACCCCGGATCTCTTCCATGGTGGTGTCGCGGGCCGCCAGCCAGTCATCGATCTCTTTATTTACCTTATCAAACACAGTGATTCCCCTATATCTTACGGCCGTGCCGATTCCCACAAGCGTTGCCCCGGCCATGATGATCTCCAGGGCATCTTTTCCCGTGCTGATGCCGCCCAGGCCAATGATAGGAATGGATACGGACCGGAAAATATCGTACACACAGCGCACGGCAACGGGTTTGATCATGGGACCGGAAAGTCCGCCCTTTTTAAAGGCAAGCACAGGCTGCCGGGACTCAATGTCAATCACCATGCCCGGCCCGGCCGTATTAATGGCGCAGATGGCATCGGCACCGGCATCTTCACACGCCTTTGCAATACCGGCAATATCCGGGGCCGCCGGTGTCAGTTTGGCGATCAAAGGCACATCAACCACTTTTTTAACTGCGGCCACAACATCATGGGAAGACTGGGCATTCACTCCGAAAATCATGCCGTGCTGATCTGAATTGGGGCAGGATATATTCAATTCAATAAAATCCGGTCCCTTGGCGGAAACAAACTCCGCCACCCGGACAAATTCATCCACGGACCCGCCGTAGATGCTGGCGTTTACCGGGAAATCCCGGCTCGACAGTTCCTGCCACTCCTCTTCCATGTTCAGGTAGCCCGGGGAAGGCAGGCCCACAGCATTGATCATGCCGTTGCCAAGATCAATGACCGTTGGGTTTTTATGGCCCTCCCGGGGGGCAGGCCCAATGGACTTCATGGTGGGAAGACCGCATCCGTTTTCCCAAACCCTTTCTAAAATGGCTTTATTGTTGCCGAGCACACCCGATGCCAATACCAGGGGCGTGTGAAGGTTTTTTCCTAAAAAACTGATTTGCATCGATATCCTTTGGCTTATGTTATCTTCCAGGGCCTTATTTAATCCAAAACGCTGCAAGAGAATAAAGCAGCGCTTTTCCTTATCCTAAAGGGTTACCTATGGCTTTTTTACCACGCCTTCACAAAGTTGGGTAGCCATCATTTATAAATAAGAATCTGCTTTTTGACGCCAAAGCATAAAAAACCGCCATGGCCGGGCGGGGGCATTCGCCCCAAAAACCGGATTATCGAGTAACAGCAATTTAACGATTCTGTTTTATTGCCAGCGGTCAATCAACCATTCTTTGGATCTCTTCCACAATTTCAGGGTTTGCCAGGGTCATCACATTACCGACATCACCGTTGTTGGAGATGGCTCCGAGTACTCGCCGCATGAGTTTTCCTGATCTGGTCTTTGGCATATCAGGAACGATCCAGACATTCTTACACTTGGCGATCTTACCAATCTGGACAACAATGGCATCGGCCACCTTCCGGGCAATGGCATCGGATGCTTTATAACCCGGCTTGAGTGATACATACAGCTCAGGCTCCTTGCCCTTAATGTCGTGATTGACCGGGACAACAGCAGCCTCGGCGACTTCTTCCACGGTGAGTGCCGCAGATTCAATCTCCTTGGTACCCAGACGATGGCCGGAGACATTAATAACGTCATCAATACGGCCAAGAATCCTGTAGTAACCATCCTGGGATTGAACAGCAGCATCGCCTGTGAGGTATGGCCAATCGCGCCAGTCTTTACTGTCCGGGTTTTTATTATACATACCGAAATAGGCGTCGACAAAACGCCGGCGGTCGCCCCAGATGGTCTGGAAGCAGCCTGGCCATGGATTCTGGATGCAGATGTTACCAGCCTTGCCGGAACCGGCTGGAATCTCATTGCCTTCATCGTCAAATATGATGGGATGGATACCTGGAACGCCTGGTCCTGCACTGCCGGGCTTCATCGGAGCCATTCCAGGGACGGTACTGCAGAGGAAACCGCCCGTCTCCGTCTGCCAGTAAGTATCCACGATAACCGCTTCTCCTTTGCCGATCTCCTTCTGATACCAGCGCCAGACCTCGGGTTCAATGGGCTCACCAACCGTTGTCATGTGCTTGAAGTGATATTCATACTTGGCAGGCTCATCGGGCCCGACCTTTCTTAGCGCGCGGATGGCTGTCGGTGCCGTGTGAAAGAGATTGACATCGAGTTCCTGGGCAATTCTCCAGGAGCGTCCGGGATCAGGATAGGTGGGCACACCCTCGTAAATAACAGTTGAAGCACAGATAGACAATGGGCCGTAGACAATGAAAGAGTGGCCTGTGATCCAACCGATATCGGCCATACACCAGTAGACATCTTCAGGGTGGATGTCCAGGATATATTTTGACATGGCCGCGACATAGGACAGGTATCCGCCGGTGCCGTGCTGACACCCCTTGGGTTTACCTGTGGTACCGCTGGTGTACATAAGGAAAAGCGGCTCTTCGGCCAGCATCTGCTCGGGCTCAACACGTTGGCCGTAATATTTCTTTATTTCGTCATTAACTACGACATCCCGGCCCTCAACCAGGGGTGCCTGACTGGACATCTTGCCTGGATAGCGCTGCCAGATTAACAGCTTGTCTACCTTTTGGCCCATATCTTCCGCCAGTTTACAGGCTTCATCATCCACAGCTTTATGGTCTAAAAGTTTACCCGACCGGTAGTAGGCGTCCATGGTAATGAGAACCCGTGAATTAGAATCTTCTATCCTGTCTGCGCAGGCACTGGCGGAGAAACCGCCGAATACCATGGAGTGAATAACCCCCAACCGGGCACAGGCCAGCATGGTGATGGGCAACTCAACCGACATGGGCATATGGATTGTGGCACGGTCACCGCGTTTTAAACCGGCCGTATCACGGAGGAGAGCGGCAAATTCATTAACGCGGATGTAGAGTTCCTGGTATGTTATGTGACCAGTACATTCCTCTTCCGGCTCAGGTACAAAGTGAATGGCAGTCTTGTTTTTGTTCGCCTTGAGATGACGATCAATGCAGTTATAGCTGGCATTGAGCTTTCCGCCTTTAAACCATTTCCAGCATGGGGTGTCGCTTGTGTCCAAGACCTCATCCCAATACTTGTACCATGTTAAAAGTTCTGCGAATTCTGTATAGTAATCTGGAAAATTATCTAGGTTGAAACGATCAAAGATCGTTTCGTCTGTCAGATTCGCCTGGCCTGTGAAGGTTGGGGAGGGGTAAAAATAATCCTCTTCCTGCCAATGAACGGCGATTTCCGCCTCTGACGTTGCCTGAACTTTCTTTTCGTCACTCATACCTATGCTCCTTTGAAGTATTTGGTTAACGAAGCTAAATCCAATACAACATATATTTGTGGCGGCATAAAAGTATTGATTTTGCAATTGGGTTAAACAAAGGGTTAAGGGAAATTGATATGTCATTTGTGGCGGCCTGCCGGGGTGACGATTCCTAAAAGATATGTTATTTTTACACAAGGGAAGACGGCTTTAAACGATTGGAGGCAAGTGATTATGCCAGGGGCGAGGGCGAGTTCTCGTCGAAGACCTGTCAGGGCTGCCGGGCGGCAGTCTGGAAAATATGGAATGCAATAATGAATAAAACGGGATTGATTTTTGATGCGAAATATTTACAGCATGTGACGGGAAAAGGTCACCCGGAGTGCCCTGAACGGTTGGTGGCTATTCTGAATGGTTTGAAGTCGTCCGGTATATTGGAGAAACTGGTATTGATCAAGGCTGAACCTGCTGATCAGCGTTGGATTGAAATGGTGCATGATATACGCTATATCATGCGGTTCGAAGAGGCTTGTATCATGGGGATGCCTGACTTTGACCACCAGGACAACGCTATCTGCCGGGATACCTATGATACCGCCTTGCTGGCGGCGGGTGGTGTTCTCTGTGCCATTGATAAAATGATGGAAGGAGAGGTAAACAATGCGTTTTGTGCGGTGAGGCCTCCGGGACACCACGCGGAGGAACATCAGGCCATGGGGTTCTGCTATTTCAATAATGTTGCCATCGGAGCACGCTATCTGCAGCGGAACTGGGGCGTTGGGCGCGTTGCCATAATCGATTTTGATGTCCACCACGGTAACGGTACGCAGCATACCTTCGAAAAGGATGATACAGTGTTTTATTACTCCATCCACGAGCACCCGTCTTTTGCTTACCCCGGAACGGGGCGGGAGTTTGAAGAGGGTGTGGCAACGGGGCTTGGTTTTACCTGTAACACCCCGGTATTACCCGGGCAGGGAGATAGTGAATACAAAAGAAAAATCACCACGGATATGGTGCCGGCGTTAAAAAAATTCAAACCGGAGGTCCTGATCTTATCGGCTGGTTTTGATGCCCATGCTTCTGATCTTATGTCCGGGATGAACCTTACAGCCGATGGGTACGATTTCATCAATGAGACAATTGTCAATGTTGCAAATCAATATACAGACGGCAGGATAATATCTGTCCTCGAGGGGGGATATAATCTTGAGGTACTGTCCAAACTGGTTGTCGATCATGTGAAGATGTTAGCTGGAATATAAGCGAAATAAAGAGAGATTGCCAATAATAATGGAGGGATTATGTTTGTAAGTGAATCCATGAGTACCGATCTTATTACCATAGGTCCGAAGGAAAAATTATCGGTGGTGTGGCAGGCAATGACGGAAAACAACATTCGCCATGTTCCTGTTGTTGATGACGACGATAACTTGATAGGCATCGTATCGGACCGTGACATGCGTGATGCCATGCCGTCGAAGTTGTTACCGGAGGATGAGTATAAGGCGTCCTACGGGAAACTTATGGAACATCGTGTAGAAGAAATAATGACACCTGACCCCACGACAATTTCGGTATATTTTACCCTGCAGGATACCCTTATAATCATGGGTCGAAAGAAAAAGGTGGGTGCCTTACCCGTCGTGGACGAAGAGGGCAAGCTCAGGGGCATCATGTCAACAAGGGATCTGATGAGCGCCTTTGTCAATATCATGGGTATTGGAGACCCCGGTTCATTGCTGTGTATCCTGGTGAAAGAAGAATATGGGCAGATGAAAAAGATCATCGATATCGTAGCAGAAGAGAAGGTCTCGTTGGGCAGTGTACTTGTGGCAAAATATTGGGATAAAGAAAAACGAGCGGTCTTCCCCTATCTGTTGACCAATAATGTGGCAACAATAAAAAAAAAGCTCACCGAGCTGGGATTTGAACTCTTTGATCCAATGAAGTGGTATCTTGATCACCTATCAAAGAAGATGGACTAATGCTGGAGGGTACTATCGCACTACAGCAATTGTTGCGTCCGGATCACACGGATTGGTGCAAACAGCCAGGAAAAGAGCTAGGCATGTTTTTTTGATATAACAGCCATGGGCTGGGCTGACATATCAGTCTCCAGGCACAGCCCACAACAAAAAATGAAAGTCACTTAGCATCTTTATATGAAAGAACTGAACCAACCGGTTAGTTTCTTTCATGATTTATTGTGGTCCAACCTCGGTGAAAGACCAGGTCGGCCATGGCCGTTATTGGAACTTTCATCTAAAGATCCTGAAAGGCAACATGCGCCTATCCTTTAAAACTTGTCGTAAAATATCATATCATCTTCCACACCCATCTCGTAAAGGCTGTCAATAACCGAATCAATCATGGGCGGCGGACCGCACAGGTAATACTCAATCTCAGCCGGATCTTCGTGGGTGCTTAAGTATGTATCCACAAGATAGGTGTTGATAAACCCGGTCTGCCCGGTCCAGTTGTCTTCCGGGTCGGGGGCGGACAGCGCCACATGGTAGGAGAAATTGGGATATTTTTCCACAAGTTCTTTAAAATCTTCGTCATAAAACATCTCTTTAATGGATCTGGCCCCGTACCAGTAGGAGATCCTGCGGCCGGAATTGATCCCGTCCAGCTGGTGCAGAATATGGGAACGCAAAGGCGCCATACCGGCACCACCGCCGATAAAGCACATTTCCCGCTCCGTGTCCCTTGCCATAAAGTCCCCGTAAGGACCTGACACCATGACCCGGTCCCCGGGTTCAAGCCCGAACACGTAAGATGAACCAAATCCCGGGGGAATGCCTTCGGTGCCCGGCGGCGGCGTTGCAATGCGCACATTGAGCATGAGGATCTCTTTATCATGGGGCGGATTGGCCAGGGAATAGGCCCTGAATCCAGGCTTTATACCCTTGGACGTCAGGTCTAAAAGCCTATACTTTTTCCATTCGCTGACATACTTGCTTGCAATATGAAAATTTTTAAAATCAACTTCATATTCCGGCACGTCAATCTGGATATAGGCCCCGGCCTTGAAATCAAAGGGTTCTGAAGGGCGCAGCACAAGCTCTTTGATAAAGGTGGCCACATTTTGATTGGATACCACTTCGGCTTCGACCTTTTTAATGCCGAAAATGGATTCAGGGACCTCAATGGCAAGGTCCTCTTTGACCTTAAGCTGGCAGGAGAGCCGAACCCCTTCCGCCTTTTCCTTGCGACTTAAATGCGACAGTTCTGTGGGCAATACACTGCCGCCGCCTTCGGTCACTTTGCACCGGCACATCCCGCAGGACCCGGACCCGCCGCAGGCCGAGGGCAGAAAAATATCTTCACCGGACAAAGCAGACAAAAGGGTCGGATTGCCTGCAATTTTTAATGCATCTTCTGCCTTGCCGTTGATGGTCACCACATGTTCTCCCTTTGTGGTAACCTTTGCTTCCACAAACAAAAGCACGGCAACCAGGATACCGATAACAACGGTAAACACCACAATGCTGATAATATAAATCAAGGAAAAACCTCCTTATAGGGTGATGCCTGAAAACATCATGAACGTCATGGCCATCAATCCGGCAATGATCATGGTAAACCCAAAACCCTGGAGCCCCTCCGGCACATCCGAATACCGGGCCTTTTTCCGGATGGCGGCCATGGTGACAATGGCCAGCATCCAGCCGGTACCGGACCCCGCACCAAACACAATGGACTCAATAAAGGTGTAATTGCGCTCCACCATAAAAAGACTGGTACCCAAAATGGCACAGTTTACGGCTATCAAGGGTAAAAATACCCCCAGGGTTGCGTAAAGGTTGGGCGAATACCGGTCAATGACCATCTCCACGGCCTGGACCAGGGCGGCAATCACGGCAATGAAGGTAATGAATTTCAAAAAGCTTAAATCAAGATCGGGAAATCCCAACCAGGACAAAGCACCCGGCGCCAGAAATCCGTGATAGATGATCCAGTTGACCGGACTTGTCACAGACAACACAAAAATAACGGCAAATCCCAATCCTGCAGCCGTATCCACATTTTTAGATACCGCAATAAAGGAACACATCCCAAGGAAATAGGCCAGAAGGATGTTGCCGATGAAAACGGAATTGATAAACAGACTGAACAAATCACCCATGACAGCTCCTTATTTTTTTTGGCTTGATATGCCGGGTAAAGAATTTTTCAGCCACACCAGAAGGCCGATGACAAAAAAGGCGCCAGGGGCCAGTACCATCAACCCCATATTCTGAAAGCCAAGGTCATACATAAATCCGGGTACCACCTGGAATCCTAAAAATTTCCCTGATCCCAGAAGCTCTCTGATAAAGGCCACCACCACAAGAATCAACCCATACCCAAGGCCGTTGGCAATGCCGTCCACAAAAGAGTCAATGGGGTCATTGGCAAGGGCAAAGGCTTCGGCACGGCCCAGAACAATACAGTTGGTGATAATCAATCCCACAAAAATGGAGAGCTGTTTGGAGATGTCATAGAAATAGGCTTTGAGCACCTGGTCGGTAACAATCACCAGGGTGGAGATGACGGCCAGCTCCACAATGATCCGGATGTTGGAGGGAATGATCTTTCTCATGGATGAAATAATCAGGGACGAGCAGGCGGTGACAGCGGTCAGGGCCAGGGCCATGACAATGGCCGTGGACATCTTCACGGTTACGGCCAGGGCAGAACAGATCCCCAGCACCTGGTAGGCCACAGGGTTCTGGCTCCATATCCCCTTGATCAAAATATCTTGGTATTCACTTTTGGATTTAACGCTCATGATTCACCTTTTGCAAATTTCAGTCATGGGATGGGCCCGCACCTTCCGCCTTCAATTGTTTCTGCCGGAAGGTGACCGAAACCCCCTCATACTTCATCAGGGTATTTTTAATGCCTTCGGACAGATACCGGCCCGTCAGGGTGGCGCCGGAGATACCGTCCACATAGTTTGTTTGTTTATCTTTGGGCAGCTCCCCGGCTTTTCCCTTGGCGATGCCGATGGAGACAAACTTATCCTGGGAATTGAGAATCTTTTTACCCTTGAAATTTTTCTGGAACCAGGCGCTTTCGATCTCTCCGCCAAGCCCCGGGGTTTCAGAGTGGCTGAACACCGAAAATCCCGAAACGGTCTCTCCGTCATTTTCAAAGGCCAGGTATCCATGGATTTTCCCCCACAGCCCCCGGGTATTGATGGGCACGATATAACCGGAAATATTGTTCAGATCATGGCTGTCCCCAGCGCCCCGGGCATGGACAAAGTAGAGATGCATGCTGTCAGTGTCCTGGGTTTCCATCACTTGCCCCTCACGATTCACCACCACCTCTTCAATTCGTTCGTCATACAGGGCGCTGATGGTCTCCTTCTCAGGTTTTTCCCCGGTAGCGACAAGGCCTGCCGCCCGCAACAGATTGACTTTTTTGTCCAGGGCCATGTTCTCCTGCTGCCGGGCCTTAAACCCCGTTGCCGCCGCCGTAATCAAAAGGCTGCACACCACGGACAGAATAAGTGCAAAAAGGATGACATGGGCTTTTGAATTTTTCTCAGACATTGGGAATCCTCTTTGATGATTTATACTTGATTACCAGGTGATCCAGCAACGGAGCAAACACGTTCATAAACAGGATCGCCAGCATCACCCCCTCCATGAACGCCGGGTTGCCCACCCGGATGATCACGGTAAAAAAACCAATGGCAATCCCGAAAATCCAGCGGCCCGGGTTTGTGCCCGGTGCGGAGACCGGATCGGTGGCCATAAATGAGATGCCGAACAAGAACCCTCCGGCACACAAATGGTAAAGGGGCCCGGCATTGGACCAACTCTCCTCTCCCCCGGGGATCAGATAGACGATAAAACTTGTAACAACAAGCCCCGCAATGCCGCCGATAATAATTCTGTAATTGGCAATACGGGTCACCATTAGAATGGCGGCACCGATCAGGCAGCAGAGTGCAGAGGTTTCCCCCACACTGCCCGGCACAAACCCCGTGAAAAGCTGTCCCAGGGTATACCCTGCATCACCCAGGGCGGTTATAATGGACTGACTGCCGGAACCGGTCACGGCAAGTGCCGTGGCCCCGGTCACGCCGTCCACCAGCTGCTTGCCCGCCACCCAGACATCCCCGGACATGGAGACCGGGTAGGAGAAAAACAAAAAGGCACGGCCGGTCAGTGCCGGGTTAAGGATATTGCGGCCGGTTCCGCCAAATACCTCCTTGCCGATGACCACCCCGAAAGAGATACCCAAGGCAACCTGCCACAAAGGAATGGTGGGCGGCAGGGTCAAAGGAAAAA contains:
- a CDS encoding histone deacetylase, whose amino-acid sequence is MNKTGLIFDAKYLQHVTGKGHPECPERLVAILNGLKSSGILEKLVLIKAEPADQRWIEMVHDIRYIMRFEEACIMGMPDFDHQDNAICRDTYDTALLAAGGVLCAIDKMMEGEVNNAFCAVRPPGHHAEEHQAMGFCYFNNVAIGARYLQRNWGVGRVAIIDFDVHHGNGTQHTFEKDDTVFYYSIHEHPSFAYPGTGREFEEGVATGLGFTCNTPVLPGQGDSEYKRKITTDMVPALKKFKPEVLILSAGFDAHASDLMSGMNLTADGYDFINETIVNVANQYTDGRIISVLEGGYNLEVLSKLVVDHVKMLAGI
- a CDS encoding CBS domain-containing protein, with translation MFVSESMSTDLITIGPKEKLSVVWQAMTENNIRHVPVVDDDDNLIGIVSDRDMRDAMPSKLLPEDEYKASYGKLMEHRVEEIMTPDPTTISVYFTLQDTLIIMGRKKKVGALPVVDEEGKLRGIMSTRDLMSAFVNIMGIGDPGSLLCILVKEEYGQMKKIIDIVAEEKVSLGSVLVAKYWDKEKRAVFPYLLTNNVATIKKKLTELGFELFDPMKWYLDHLSKKMD
- the nqrF gene encoding NADH:ubiquinone reductase (Na(+)-transporting) subunit F, yielding MIYIISIVVFTVVIGILVAVLLFVEAKVTTKGEHVVTINGKAEDALKIAGNPTLLSALSGEDIFLPSACGGSGSCGMCRCKVTEGGGSVLPTELSHLSRKEKAEGVRLSCQLKVKEDLAIEVPESIFGIKKVEAEVVSNQNVATFIKELVLRPSEPFDFKAGAYIQIDVPEYEVDFKNFHIASKYVSEWKKYRLLDLTSKGIKPGFRAYSLANPPHDKEILMLNVRIATPPPGTEGIPPGFGSSYVFGLEPGDRVMVSGPYGDFMARDTEREMCFIGGGAGMAPLRSHILHQLDGINSGRRISYWYGARSIKEMFYDEDFKELVEKYPNFSYHVALSAPDPEDNWTGQTGFINTYLVDTYLSTHEDPAEIEYYLCGPPPMIDSVIDSLYEMGVEDDMIFYDKF
- the nqrE gene encoding NADH:ubiquinone reductase (Na(+)-transporting) subunit E, with the translated sequence MGDLFSLFINSVFIGNILLAYFLGMCSFIAVSKNVDTAAGLGFAVIFVLSVTSPVNWIIYHGFLAPGALSWLGFPDLDLSFLKFITFIAVIAALVQAVEMVIDRYSPNLYATLGVFLPLIAVNCAILGTSLFMVERNYTFIESIVFGAGSGTGWMLAIVTMAAIRKKARYSDVPEGLQGFGFTMIIAGLMAMTFMMFSGITL
- a CDS encoding NADH:ubiquinone reductase (Na(+)-transporting) subunit D; its protein translation is MSVKSKSEYQDILIKGIWSQNPVAYQVLGICSALAVTVKMSTAIVMALALTAVTACSSLIISSMRKIIPSNIRIIVELAVISTLVIVTDQVLKAYFYDISKQLSIFVGLIITNCIVLGRAEAFALANDPIDSFVDGIANGLGYGLILVVVAFIRELLGSGKFLGFQVVPGFMYDLGFQNMGLMVLAPGAFFVIGLLVWLKNSLPGISSQKK
- a CDS encoding FMN-binding protein, encoding MSEKNSKAHVILFALILSVVCSLLITAAATGFKARQQENMALDKKVNLLRAAGLVATGEKPEKETISALYDERIEEVVVNREGQVMETQDTDSMHLYFVHARGAGDSHDLNNISGYIVPINTRGLWGKIHGYLAFENDGETVSGFSVFSHSETPGLGGEIESAWFQKNFKGKKILNSQDKFVSIGIAKGKAGELPKDKQTNYVDGISGATLTGRYLSEGIKNTLMKYEGVSVTFRQKQLKAEGAGPSHD
- a CDS encoding NADH:ubiquinone reductase (Na(+)-transporting) subunit B, with translation MKNLLKKFFDDTKPLFTGDGKYKKYEPVWDATKTFFFLPSDKVRSLPFVRDHLDLKRYMTIVILALLPVTLFGIYNTGYQAGIGAGESWSVTQCFLCGTWYVLPLIIVSYAVGFAWEFLFAIIRGHKISEGLLVSGLLFPLTLPPTIPLWQVALGISFGVVIGKEVFGGTGRNILNPALTGRAFLFFSYPVSMSGDVWVAGKQLVDGVTGATALAVTGSGSQSIITALGDAGYTLGQLFTGFVPGSVGETSALCCLIGAAILMVTRIANYRIIIGGIAGLVVTSFIVYLIPGGEESWSNAGPLYHLCAGGFLFGISFMATDPVSAPGTNPGRWIFGIAIGFFTVIIRVGNPAFMEGVMLAILFMNVFAPLLDHLVIKYKSSKRIPNV